One Triticum dicoccoides isolate Atlit2015 ecotype Zavitan chromosome 4B, WEW_v2.0, whole genome shotgun sequence genomic window carries:
- the LOC119294300 gene encoding protein C2-DOMAIN ABA-RELATED 8-like — MASEPVIGKLSVRVVRGHNLIVADPLTHTSDPYVVLYYGSQVKTSVQKKNVNPLWNDVLVLPVTDLTKPVKLEVFDADTFTADDSMGVAEFSVTDIYDAAKLDLKHASDGTRIKTIYPVGTNYLGGESHVSWKNGKVVQDLILKLKNVDSGSVVLQLEWVHVVPGVTL; from the exons ATGGCTTCGGAGCCGGTGATCGGGAAGCTCAGCGTCCGCGTCGTCCGAGGCCACAACCTCATCGTCGCCGACCCACTCACCCACACCAGCGACCCCTACGTCGTCCTCTACTACGGCTCCCAG GTGAAGACTAGCGTCCAGAAGAAAAATGTCAATCCTCTATGGAATGACGTATTGGTGCTCCCTGTCACAGATCTTACAAAGCCAGTCAAACTT GAGGTTTTTGACGCGGACACATTCACGGCGGATGACAGCATGGGAGTGGCCGAGTTCAGCGTAACCGATATCTACGACGCCGCGAAGCTGGATCTAAAGCATGCCTCTGACGGAACCAGGATCAAGACGATCTACCCGGTCGGCACAAACTACCTTGGCGGTGAGAGCCACGTGTCGTGGAAGAATGGCAAGGTCGTCCAGGACCTGATTCTGAAGCTGAAGAATGTCGACAGTGGCTCTGTCGTGCTGCAGCTGGAATGGGTTCACGTCGTCCCTGGTGTTACGCTTTAA